A portion of the Rhodococcus pseudokoreensis genome contains these proteins:
- a CDS encoding PPOX class F420-dependent oxidoreductase, which translates to MTDQGSPALHRFAAEKVVQLQTRKRDGSWVDTPVNIAVKGDRAYFRTPGRASKNKRLRNFPDVQIRPCTWSGKPTGPPAQATARLLSGEEARAAAALIDKKYPVVQRIGVHLAHRLARTPTLHYELSGVTDLPE; encoded by the coding sequence ATGACTGACCAGGGATCACCGGCGCTGCACCGCTTCGCCGCGGAGAAGGTCGTGCAATTACAGACGCGCAAACGCGACGGGTCGTGGGTGGACACCCCGGTCAATATCGCCGTGAAGGGCGATCGGGCGTACTTCCGCACCCCGGGCCGGGCGTCGAAGAACAAGCGGCTGCGCAATTTCCCGGACGTCCAGATCCGCCCGTGCACGTGGTCCGGGAAGCCGACGGGCCCGCCGGCGCAGGCGACGGCGCGACTGCTGTCCGGTGAGGAGGCGCGGGCCGCGGCTGCGCTGATCGACAAGAAGTATCCCGTGGTGCAGCGGATCGGGGTTCATCTCGCGCACCGTCTCGCGCGGACGCCGACCCTGCACTACGAGCTGTCCGGCGTCACGGACCTGCCCGAATAG
- a CDS encoding FAD-dependent oxidoreductase: MVDATPIRPRSAATVTEWDYEADVVVAGYGIAGVSAAIEAARAGADVLVLERTSGWGGAAALAGGFIYLGGGTPLQKACGFDDSPENMKTFMMAALGPGADEEKITDYCEGSVAHYNWLVDCGVPFKESFWGEPGWEPPFDDGLMYSGGENAAPFNEIATPAPRGHVPQMDGKRTGEKGGGYMLMKPLVETAEKLGVRAEYDMRVQTLVTDDTGRVVGIVAKQYGKEVAVRARRGVVLATGSFAYNDKMIEAHAPRLIGRPGAAIEEHDGRSILMAQALGADLAHMDATEVAFLCDPQLVVRGILVNGRGQRYVPEDTYSGRIGQMTLFHQDNQAFLVIDEASYEEGAAATTATPFLRAQPKWAAETVEELESDMGLPAGALQSTVEVYNKHAVEGSDPLLHKKPEWVKPIGSPVAALDLRGFTLGFTLGGLRTTVNSEVLHVSGEPIPGLFAAGRCTSGVCAGGYASGTSLGDGSFYGRRAGISAAKQA, translated from the coding sequence ATGGTCGACGCCACACCGATCCGCCCCCGGTCCGCAGCAACGGTCACCGAGTGGGACTACGAGGCCGACGTCGTGGTCGCGGGTTACGGCATCGCCGGGGTGTCCGCCGCCATCGAGGCGGCACGGGCCGGCGCCGACGTCCTGGTCCTCGAGCGCACCAGCGGATGGGGCGGTGCCGCCGCACTCGCCGGCGGCTTCATCTACCTCGGCGGCGGGACGCCGCTGCAGAAGGCGTGCGGGTTCGACGACTCCCCCGAGAACATGAAGACGTTCATGATGGCGGCGCTCGGACCGGGCGCCGACGAGGAGAAGATCACCGACTACTGCGAGGGCAGCGTCGCGCATTACAACTGGCTCGTCGACTGCGGGGTCCCGTTCAAGGAGAGCTTCTGGGGCGAACCCGGCTGGGAGCCGCCGTTCGACGACGGGCTCATGTACTCCGGCGGCGAGAACGCGGCACCGTTCAACGAGATCGCCACCCCCGCACCACGCGGGCACGTTCCGCAGATGGACGGCAAGCGGACCGGCGAGAAGGGCGGCGGCTACATGCTGATGAAGCCGCTCGTCGAGACCGCCGAAAAGCTCGGGGTCCGAGCCGAATACGACATGCGCGTCCAGACGCTCGTCACCGACGACACCGGACGCGTCGTCGGGATCGTCGCCAAACAGTACGGCAAGGAGGTGGCCGTGCGGGCGCGTCGCGGCGTCGTCCTCGCGACCGGCAGCTTCGCGTACAACGACAAGATGATCGAGGCCCACGCGCCGCGGCTCATCGGCCGCCCCGGCGCCGCCATCGAGGAGCACGACGGGCGCTCGATCCTCATGGCGCAGGCCCTCGGCGCCGATCTCGCCCACATGGACGCCACCGAGGTCGCGTTCCTCTGCGACCCCCAGTTGGTCGTCCGCGGCATCCTCGTCAACGGCCGGGGGCAGCGCTACGTCCCGGAGGACACCTACTCCGGTCGGATCGGCCAGATGACCCTGTTCCACCAGGACAACCAGGCGTTCCTCGTCATCGACGAGGCGTCGTACGAGGAGGGCGCGGCCGCGACCACGGCAACGCCATTCCTGCGCGCCCAGCCGAAGTGGGCTGCGGAGACCGTCGAGGAACTCGAATCCGACATGGGCCTGCCCGCCGGCGCACTCCAGTCGACCGTCGAGGTGTACAACAAGCACGCCGTCGAAGGGTCGGACCCGTTGCTGCACAAGAAGCCCGAATGGGTGAAGCCGATCGGCTCCCCCGTCGCCGCCCTCGACCTGCGCGGGTTCACGCTCGGCTTCACCCTCGGCGGCCTGCGGACCACCGTGAACTCCGAGGTCCTGCACGTCTCCGGCGAACCCATTCCCGGCCTGTTCGCGGCGGGACGGTGCACGTCCGGGGTGTGCGCCGGCGGCTACGCCAGCGGCACCTCCCTCGGCGACGGCAGCTTCTACGGCCGCCGCGCCGGAATCAGCGCGGCGAAGCAGGCCTGA
- a CDS encoding GAF domain-containing protein, with protein MSAERPTADRLTAVATGVDLPRHARLLSQVHDAVLSGQQPPALPRGVVARSWSRLQAGGVSPDHCADVEPADFSEIEARRTRTALRTVLPELRSTLTQVAEDANFIVVIADADGVLLWREGSRGVRKAADALGFTEGARWAEQAVGTNAIGTALIEDAAVQLFSAEHYAPTHHGWSCTGSPVHDPRTGEILGVVDISGSAMSVHPTTVALVRTAVRLAEATLWREHTAQLDRLRGRAAPLLASAGGPALVVDKHGWVAEASGIAAPERVAPPSLDKPLLVPGLGLCVPEPLGDGWLVRRRVDGAAIELELDLGDAPQVTVRGDVNWTRALSPRHAQILRVLSAAGTAGVDAASLSAALFGDRDHVVAVRAEVSRLRKSLGAVLSTQPYRFAAGVTVRRVG; from the coding sequence GTGAGCGCTGAACGCCCGACCGCCGACCGGCTGACCGCAGTGGCAACCGGTGTGGATCTGCCGCGGCATGCGCGGCTGCTCAGCCAGGTGCACGACGCCGTGCTCTCCGGGCAGCAGCCGCCGGCGCTTCCGCGGGGCGTGGTGGCGCGGTCGTGGTCCCGTCTGCAGGCGGGCGGTGTGAGCCCGGACCACTGCGCCGACGTGGAGCCCGCCGATTTCTCCGAGATCGAGGCGCGGCGCACCCGGACGGCGCTGCGCACCGTGCTCCCGGAGTTGCGCAGCACGCTGACGCAGGTCGCGGAGGACGCGAATTTCATCGTCGTCATCGCCGACGCCGACGGTGTCCTGTTGTGGCGGGAGGGTTCTCGCGGGGTGCGGAAGGCGGCCGACGCGCTCGGGTTCACGGAGGGCGCGCGCTGGGCCGAACAGGCCGTCGGCACCAACGCGATCGGCACAGCTCTGATCGAAGATGCTGCGGTGCAACTGTTCTCGGCAGAGCATTACGCGCCCACGCACCACGGCTGGTCCTGCACCGGGTCGCCGGTGCACGACCCGCGCACCGGCGAGATCCTCGGCGTGGTCGACATCAGCGGGTCGGCGATGTCCGTCCACCCGACCACCGTCGCGCTGGTCCGCACCGCCGTGCGACTGGCCGAGGCGACACTGTGGCGTGAGCACACGGCGCAACTGGACAGGCTGCGCGGCCGGGCGGCACCGCTGCTCGCGTCGGCGGGAGGTCCGGCGCTGGTCGTCGACAAGCACGGGTGGGTCGCGGAGGCGAGTGGCATCGCGGCGCCGGAGCGGGTCGCGCCGCCGAGCCTCGACAAGCCGCTGCTCGTTCCGGGGCTCGGGCTGTGCGTGCCCGAACCGCTCGGCGACGGCTGGCTGGTGCGCCGACGCGTCGACGGCGCGGCCATCGAACTGGAACTCGACCTCGGCGATGCGCCGCAGGTGACGGTCCGGGGCGACGTCAACTGGACGCGGGCGCTCTCGCCGCGGCACGCCCAGATCCTGCGGGTGCTGTCGGCGGCCGGAACGGCGGGCGTCGACGCCGCCTCGCTCAGCGCAGCGCTGTTCGGCGACCGCGACCACGTGGTGGCGGTCCGCGCCGAGGTCTCGCGTCTGCGCAAGAGTCTCGGCGCGGTCCTGAGCACCCAGCCGTACCGGTTCGCGGCCGGTGTGACGGTCCGGCGCGTCGGGTAG
- a CDS encoding 50S ribosomal protein L25/general stress protein Ctc, whose protein sequence is MSDENRLVAAVRTEFGKGAARRARRDGQVPAVLYGHGEDPRHLNVPSRDFAAILRAHGTNAILTLDIEGKEQVALTKSVVVHPIRNYIEHADLLVIKKGEKVTVDVPVVVTGEAASGTLVAQDAATVSLEADALHIPEQIEVSVEGLEVGTQILANQLELPKGSTLQADEELLIVNVVAAPTAADLEEETGEAAAETAEAPAEEGSES, encoded by the coding sequence ATGTCTGACGAAAATCGCCTCGTAGCCGCCGTGCGCACCGAGTTCGGTAAGGGCGCCGCCCGCCGCGCACGCCGCGACGGCCAGGTCCCCGCAGTCCTGTACGGCCACGGTGAGGATCCCCGCCACCTGAACGTGCCCTCCCGCGACTTCGCCGCCATCCTGCGCGCGCACGGCACCAACGCCATCCTGACCCTCGACATCGAGGGCAAGGAGCAGGTCGCGCTCACCAAGTCGGTCGTGGTTCACCCGATCCGCAACTACATCGAGCACGCCGACCTCCTCGTCATCAAGAAGGGCGAGAAGGTCACCGTCGACGTCCCCGTCGTCGTCACCGGTGAGGCCGCTTCCGGCACCCTGGTCGCGCAGGACGCCGCCACCGTCTCCCTCGAAGCGGACGCGCTGCACATCCCCGAGCAGATCGAGGTTTCGGTCGAGGGCCTCGAGGTCGGCACCCAGATCCTGGCCAACCAGCTCGAGCTGCCCAAGGGTTCGACTCTGCAGGCCGACGAGGAACTGCTCATCGTGAACGTCGTCGCGGCCCCGACCGCTGCCGACCTCGAAGAGGAGACCGGCGAAGCCGCGGCCGAGACCGCCGAGGCTCCGGCCGAAGAGGGCTCCGAGAGCTGA